Proteins encoded in a region of the Nocardia asteroides genome:
- a CDS encoding ABC transporter family substrate-binding protein has translation MCGRILRRCRVRPDSCPDSFRSVRALARAPRSTRCFLCRYPLVCGVFPTRLHESASGLDLTVEFPSVKVGAGKRAAWRTLLPAVALLTVISSCAANPPPPIESTDSPKTTPVKPAETTVVVALDTIGTAFNPHLRSDQSAATSAIASLVLPSPFRPVPNPATPGATAWVPDSSLLVSAEVTAQEPFTITYKLRNEASWSDGAPIAAEDFRYLWQEMISEPGVVDPAGYRLISDVNSSAGGKTVTVVMSQPYPGWRELFTDLLPSHLLKDAPGGFARGMNGQVNGVRVSGGPFGIRSADPGRDEMLLERNDRFWGTPAMPGQILLRRGGTTAQLAGSLRTGDVQMALVHGGVATQAQLAAIPSVRTSIMPQSRVLQLALNGRKGDLSDPRVRSGVLALLDPALLATVGAQTGNWVEPARAQVLAPSDPGYTPTAPPRPSAEEAFALLAAAGYGRAPEPPPATSPTSPAPQPRTVGKDGKPLVVRIGAVDRDATALAVANTAADQLRSAGIDATVRSAAADELYGKELIEGTVDAIVGWEVAGSDPATVLASRYGCPPPALPGVTGPAQAIAEAAQRAPSNLSGVCDPALQPAIDEALRGGDVGRVLAEAEPKLWAMATVLPIVQDNAVAASGPRVDGASLSGAIQVGIFGDASMWRRIP, from the coding sequence ATGTGTGGTCGGATATTGCGACGGTGTCGGGTGCGCCCGGATAGTTGCCCGGACTCGTTCCGTTCTGTACGAGCGCTCGCACGGGCTCCGCGGAGCACTCGGTGTTTTCTCTGTCGATATCCGCTGGTCTGCGGCGTATTCCCCACTCGACTGCATGAATCTGCGAGCGGACTCGACCTTACGGTAGAGTTCCCGAGCGTGAAAGTGGGCGCAGGAAAACGCGCAGCGTGGCGCACGTTGTTGCCGGCCGTGGCGTTGCTGACGGTGATCAGCAGCTGTGCGGCGAACCCGCCGCCGCCCATCGAGAGCACCGACAGCCCGAAGACCACACCGGTCAAGCCCGCGGAGACCACCGTGGTCGTCGCCTTGGACACCATCGGTACCGCCTTCAACCCGCATCTGCGCTCGGATCAGTCCGCGGCCACTTCGGCGATCGCCTCACTGGTGCTGCCGAGCCCGTTCCGGCCGGTGCCGAATCCGGCGACGCCTGGCGCGACGGCCTGGGTGCCGGATTCGTCGTTGCTGGTCTCCGCCGAGGTGACCGCGCAGGAACCGTTCACGATCACCTACAAGCTGCGCAACGAAGCGTCCTGGTCGGACGGGGCGCCGATCGCGGCCGAGGACTTCCGCTACCTGTGGCAGGAGATGATCTCCGAACCCGGCGTCGTCGATCCGGCCGGATACCGGTTGATCTCGGATGTGAACTCCTCGGCGGGCGGCAAGACCGTCACCGTCGTGATGTCGCAGCCCTACCCCGGCTGGCGTGAGTTGTTCACCGATCTGCTGCCGTCGCATCTGCTCAAGGACGCGCCCGGCGGGTTCGCCCGGGGCATGAACGGTCAGGTCAACGGCGTCCGGGTATCCGGCGGGCCGTTCGGGATCCGCTCGGCGGACCCAGGTCGCGACGAGATGCTGCTGGAACGCAACGACCGCTTCTGGGGCACACCGGCGATGCCGGGTCAGATCCTGCTCCGCCGCGGCGGCACCACCGCCCAGCTGGCGGGCTCGCTGCGCACCGGTGACGTCCAGATGGCGCTGGTCCACGGGGGCGTGGCCACCCAGGCGCAACTGGCGGCGATTCCCTCGGTGCGCACCTCGATCATGCCGCAGTCGCGGGTGCTGCAACTGGCGCTCAACGGACGCAAAGGCGATCTGAGCGATCCGCGGGTCCGCTCGGGTGTGCTGGCGCTGCTGGATCCCGCCCTGTTGGCGACGGTGGGCGCGCAGACCGGCAATTGGGTGGAGCCGGCGCGAGCGCAGGTGCTCGCGCCGTCCGACCCCGGTTACACCCCGACCGCTCCGCCGCGACCGTCCGCGGAGGAGGCGTTCGCGCTGCTGGCCGCCGCGGGATACGGCCGGGCGCCGGAGCCGCCGCCCGCGACCTCCCCGACCTCGCCCGCGCCGCAGCCGCGCACCGTCGGGAAGGACGGCAAGCCGCTGGTCGTGCGCATCGGCGCCGTCGACCGGGACGCCACCGCCTTGGCCGTGGCCAATACCGCCGCCGACCAGTTGCGCAGCGCGGGCATCGACGCCACGGTGCGCAGTGCCGCCGCCGACGAGTTGTACGGCAAGGAACTGATCGAGGGCACGGTCGACGCGATCGTCGGCTGGGAGGTGGCCGGTTCCGATCCGGCGACCGTGCTGGCATCCCGATACGGCTGCCCACCGCCCGCGCTGCCGGGAGTCACCGGCCCGGCGCAGGCCATCGCCGAGGCCGCGCAACGTGCTCCGAGCAACCTGTCCGGTGTGTGTGATCCGGCCCTGCAACCCGCGATCGATGAAGCCCTGCGGGGCGGTGACGTGGGACGTGTGCTCGCCGAAGCGGAACCCAAACTGTGGGCTATGGCCACGGTACTGCCGATCGTGCAGGACAACGCGGTCGCCGCGTCCGGTCCCCGAGTGGACGGCGCCTCGCTCAGCGGCGCGATCCAGGTCGGCATCTTCGGTGACGCGTCCATGTGGCGCAGGATTCCGTGA
- the mshB gene encoding N-acetyl-1-D-myo-inositol-2-amino-2-deoxy-alpha-D-glucopyranoside deacetylase has product MTTPTGGLLLVHAHPDDESITTGGTIAHYRRRGVPVTVVTCTLGEEGEVIGEEWALLAAEHADQLGGYRVLELTRALEALGAGPPRFLGGAGRWRDSGMAGTAAANKPRVFVRSGDEAVRALTDVVLRLRPRVVVGYDPNGGYGHPDHIRAHEITTAAVQAAAGQGWDTPKFYWTVTDADMLRLHTAALARRTAAGLPGALPPGWRLPAEGELASVPSHAVTTTIDVSDVLTAKRAALRAHATQVTVAPSGREFALSNNVAQPVLPEEHFILVRGRRGPLGPDGREHDLFAETDR; this is encoded by the coding sequence GTGACCACGCCGACCGGTGGGCTATTGCTGGTACACGCCCACCCGGACGACGAATCGATCACCACCGGAGGCACGATCGCGCACTACCGGCGTCGTGGCGTGCCGGTCACCGTGGTCACCTGCACCCTCGGTGAGGAGGGCGAGGTGATCGGCGAGGAGTGGGCGCTGCTCGCCGCCGAGCACGCCGACCAGCTCGGTGGTTACCGCGTTCTCGAGCTGACCCGTGCGTTGGAAGCGCTCGGTGCGGGACCGCCGCGTTTCCTCGGCGGCGCCGGACGCTGGCGCGACTCCGGAATGGCGGGCACCGCCGCCGCGAACAAGCCGCGGGTGTTCGTGCGTTCCGGGGACGAAGCGGTGCGGGCTCTCACAGACGTGGTGCTCCGATTGCGGCCGCGTGTGGTGGTCGGCTACGACCCGAACGGCGGCTACGGTCACCCCGACCACATCCGGGCGCACGAGATCACCACGGCCGCGGTGCAGGCCGCCGCGGGCCAGGGCTGGGATACCCCGAAGTTCTATTGGACCGTCACCGACGCCGACATGCTGCGCCTGCACACCGCCGCGCTGGCCCGGCGCACGGCCGCCGGCCTGCCCGGCGCGCTGCCGCCCGGGTGGCGGCTGCCTGCCGAGGGCGAGCTCGCGAGCGTGCCCAGCCACGCGGTCACCACCACGATCGATGTCTCCGATGTGCTGACTGCCAAACGCGCCGCGCTGCGGGCGCACGCCACACAGGTCACCGTCGCGCCGTCCGGCCGGGAATTCGCGCTGTCGAACAATGTTGCCCAGCCGGTGCTGCCCGAAGAGCACTTCATCCTGGTGCGCGGGCGACGCGGCCCGCTCGGCCCGGACGGGCGGGAGCACGATCTGTTCGCCGAAACGGATCGATGA
- a CDS encoding PH domain-containing protein: MLLVHPITEVVKFIPVLVGSVILGTSSGNHVWSVIPVVLIVGFALTRWFTTTYRVGPTHVELRTGLLERKRLSVPRSRIRSVDIEADLLHRVLGLAVLAIGTGQQADSGERFKLDALNARVVPPLRAALLAHTADRADVPELQKTLQQNTSGGFATTRTRAREIGHWSPAWVRYAPLSLTGFAIIAPIVGLALQYGLGEVVFRSDAVHDVEDGGALVLVLAGAALLCAIVLVVSAAACAHYLTTYFGLRVRDDGKTLHLRHGLFTTRQITLDRARLRGATVKEPLLLRLAGGAELEAIMTGEKPRQKILPQAPRRAVEHTLGHLLAPGEVSDDDIAVRSGAVPTGADAVLAPGSTPLLTHGPSARRRRHTRALAPVVLVAAVMAYVLLAGERFSPWWWLVPGLALPIALALAEDRYRGLGHAVLPRTATSPTRLITQAGSLDRDRDCLEAPGVIGWTVRQTVFQRRAGVATVVAATAAGKKRYAVVDLPADAAWDLVEAVTPGVLGAR; the protein is encoded by the coding sequence TCGGTTCGGTGATCCTCGGCACCAGCAGCGGCAACCATGTGTGGAGCGTCATCCCGGTCGTACTGATCGTCGGGTTCGCGCTGACCCGCTGGTTCACCACGACGTACCGGGTCGGGCCCACGCACGTCGAGTTGCGTACCGGGCTGCTGGAACGCAAGAGACTCTCGGTGCCGCGATCGCGGATCCGCTCGGTGGACATCGAAGCGGACCTGCTGCACCGGGTTCTCGGGCTGGCGGTGCTGGCGATCGGGACCGGCCAGCAAGCGGATTCGGGTGAACGGTTCAAGCTCGACGCCTTGAACGCCCGGGTCGTACCGCCGTTGCGCGCCGCGCTGCTCGCCCATACGGCGGACCGCGCGGATGTGCCCGAGCTTCAAAAGACGTTGCAGCAGAACACGTCCGGTGGATTCGCTACAACGCGAACCCGGGCGCGCGAGATCGGGCACTGGAGTCCCGCGTGGGTGCGCTACGCTCCGCTGTCGCTGACCGGGTTCGCGATCATCGCTCCGATCGTCGGTCTCGCATTGCAATACGGGCTCGGCGAGGTCGTATTCCGGTCGGACGCGGTGCACGACGTGGAGGACGGCGGCGCGCTCGTCCTCGTGCTCGCCGGGGCCGCGCTGCTGTGCGCCATCGTGCTGGTGGTCAGCGCCGCCGCGTGCGCACACTATCTGACCACCTATTTCGGGCTGCGCGTCCGCGACGACGGCAAGACCCTCCACCTGCGCCACGGCCTGTTCACCACCCGCCAGATCACCCTCGATCGGGCGCGGCTGCGCGGAGCGACGGTCAAGGAACCGCTGCTGCTACGCCTGGCGGGCGGCGCCGAACTAGAAGCGATCATGACCGGGGAGAAACCGAGGCAGAAGATCCTCCCGCAAGCCCCGCGGCGCGCTGTCGAGCACACTCTCGGCCATCTGCTCGCCCCCGGCGAGGTGAGCGACGACGACATCGCCGTCCGGTCAGGCGCGGTGCCCACCGGCGCGGACGCTGTCCTCGCACCCGGCAGCACGCCATTGCTCACCCATGGTCCGTCCGCGCGGCGGCGCAGGCATACCCGCGCGCTCGCGCCGGTCGTCCTCGTCGCCGCGGTGATGGCTTACGTGCTGCTCGCGGGCGAGCGTTTTTCGCCGTGGTGGTGGCTGGTGCCGGGTCTGGCGCTGCCGATCGCGCTCGCGCTCGCCGAAGACCGCTACCGCGGCCTCGGTCACGCGGTGCTCCCCCGCACGGCTACCAGCCCGACTCGGCTGATCACCCAGGCCGGATCACTCGACCGGGACCGCGACTGTCTGGAGGCGCCCGGCGTCATCGGCTGGACGGTGCGCCAGACCGTCTTCCAGCGCCGCGCCGGAGTCGCCACGGTGGTCGCGGCGACCGCGGCGGGCAAGAAGCGCTACGCGGTGGTCGATCTCCCCGCCGACGCGGCATGGGATCTCGTCGAAGCCGTCACCCCCGGGGTGCTCGGCGCGCGCTGA